GTGGCTACAGCCCGGTGGCCATATCGAGGCGAGTGACCCCACTCTGGAGGCCGCTGCCCGGCGTGAACTCCTCGAAGAGACCGGTGTCAGCTCGCCCAAGCTTCACCCAGGGGTCCACGGGATTGTAGCAATCGATATTCACGATATTCCAGCCCGAAAAACGGAACCCACCCACAAACACTTCGACATCCGTTACTTATACATCGCACAGGACCACCAATATAAAGCCGCAAGCGATGCCTTGGACGCACGCTGGGTCAAATTAGGGGCAATAGCTGAGCTCCAAACAGACGCCAGTGTTCTAAACACGGTCACACGCATCCAAAGCCTGCTTCTTAAGCCATAAGATTGGCCCCTCTTCACCAGTCCTCTCATTCACCTGTTGTGGTTAACCCCTGAAGTCGTGTTAACATCTCTTGTTACAACGAGGTCCCGCAATGACACCAAAACTTCTAGTGATTGATGATGCGGTCGAAATCCACGCCCTTCTAGAGGCGCGGCTTCAACCCGAAGAAATCATCATGGACTTCGCAACAAACGCCGAAGAAGGCTTCGAACGGGCCAAATCAATCCATCCCGACCTCATCCTACTGGATGTTATGATGCCCGGCATCAGCGGTTTTGACCTCTGTCGAATGCTCAAGGAAGACCCCGACACTTCAAGTATTCCCGTTATCTTTCTATCGGGAGCCACCGATTCAGTAGACAAAATTAAAGGCCTCGACTTGGGAGCTATCGATTATATCACCAAGCCCTTTGATCCTGCTGAACTACGCGCAAGAGTTCGTTCCGGTTTAAGAACAAAGCGGTTCCAAGATCTATTGGCTGAACGGGCACAAATCGACTGGCTTACCGGACTATGGAATACGATTCATTTCGAACGTCGCCTCTTTGAAATGTTTTCAGCTGCGCGCCGTTACGACCGTCCTTTTTCGGTTATTTTACTCGATCTTGATCACTTAAACTCAGTCAATAATCAGCACGGACGCCCGGTTGGAGACAAAGTACTCCATGCAGTCGCCGCATTGCTACTCGATAGCACCCGAACCTGCGATATCGTTTGCCGAAATGGTGACGACGAATTTGCGATTCTCCTTCCCGAGACTATTCCCGACCAGGCTACATTCCTTGCCCAGCGTATTTGTGCGGGCATCAAGGCGCTTCGAGTGGGGCACCGCGGAGATGCTGTTCAGGTCACGGGAACATTGGGTGTGGCTGGCGTTGAGCACGGTGAAGACGCGCGAGAGCGCACTGCACAGAGTCTGTTTGACGGTGCAAAGGCCTCGCTGGAGCATGGTCGCAGTACTGGTCGTGACCGAGTGGGCGATCGATAAGAGCCTACGCAGCGCCTGACCGGCCCAACAATTTAAATGAAAAATCATCAACGTTTGCCTTGAACTAGAATGCCGCTATAATCAGGCAAGGGGTAAATCATGTCTAAAACCATCCTGATTGTCGACGATGACAAGGATATCGTCGTGTTACAAAAGCGGCTAATACAGCGGCTTGGTTACACTGATGTTCTTCGCGCCGACGACGGCTTTGACGCACTGCACTTTTTGGCAGAAATTGAGCCGGATGTTGTTTTTCTCGACATTCAGATGCCCGGCCTCGACGGCTGGTTGCTCTGTGAAATCCTTCATAAGGTCGATCGCTGGAAGCATATCCCCGTCGTCCTTCAAAGTGCACTCGTGGGTGCGGATAATATCAAAAAAGGGCTAGACCTTGGAGCCCATACCTATCTCGAAAAACCATTCACTCAAGATGGCTTGAAGAGTGTTTTGGATGCGGTCTTTCAACGAGATGATTCCTATACTCAGAAATTACCCGCAACCATCCAACCCGTGGTGATGCATGTGGTGGATGCCGTCAAACAAACGTTCAATCTCATTTTGGGAACACAAGCACGTGTAAGAGAAGTGTACCCACTGCCCCACGAGATGTGTGAAAAAACATGGGAGTACGTTGGTGGCGGTGATGCAGAGGGTGTTGTCAACGTAAGCGTATCGATGGGATGGAGCCGCGAACTGGCCATGGCCTCAGCGCAGTCGCTCATGGTTCTCGAACCGGAAGACATCAGCGAAGAGATCATCATCGACTCTTTGAACCAAATCGTTGAAATGATTCTAACGACTGCATTGCGCAGCTTGAATCGGGTCTACCCCCTCACGCCAGGTGCACCTACCAGCCTTGGCTCGGGCCAACTCCAGGTCATTGAAAACTCTGAGCATAAATATGCGATTGATATTAAAGCCGGCGACCATGAGTTCCCGGTTGTCGTAACAACAAGAACTCAGGGCGAATAACCCAGTCCACGCTCTCGCTTGCAAAACACCAAGCCTCACAAACTCTAGAAATTAAATTATAATGAATAACGACTAGCTCGTCTGTACGTAGCTCTGGCACGCCAACGTGCAAAGTTTGGATAGGCTGTCCGCTGCACCGAGAATCGAGTCCACTTTCTTATTGTCGCGAATCATATTCTCAACCTTGCGGGCAGAGACCGTAATACTCGGGAAACCGTAACCCCCAGCCGCACCGGCTATCTGATGGGTCATGCGCTCAAGTGAATCGAAATCATGATGCTCCACTGCGCTCTCAATTTGAACGAGTCTTTCACCTAAACTATCGATAAAAATACCGACCAAATCGGACATCTCGGGATCAGAATGAAACTCGCTCAACAAAAGCTCGTCTTCCGAAAGCTGAGCCACTTCGCCCGCTTCGGCGTCGGCCACTTTAGCGACGTCAGTACCCTCTTTGACAAGCTTTTCCTGAACTGGCGCCACACCCGTAGTCGCTGCTTCACCATTGGCAAAGCCAGGGTCCATCACTCGGTTTGAGGGTGGTCGTTGTGCTCTCGTAAACTTATCGATCAACATCAAAAGTTCATGAACCTTAATGGGCTTAGTCGTATATTCGTCACAACCAGCTTGGATACACTTTTCCCGATCACCGCTCATAGCATGAGCCGTGAGAGCAATGATGGGTCCCTTGTAGCCCTCGGCTCTCAACTTAGCGGCTGCGGTATAACCATCCATCTCTGGCATCTGCATGTCCATCAGGATGACGTCGTATGGCTCACCACTTTGCCAAGCACGCATGGCCTCGTCGAACGCGATACGCCCGTTATCGGCCACTTCTACCTTGGCACCAGCCTGCTCCACTCTGTAGGAAATTAGCCGTTGGTTATCAAAACCATCTTCAGCCAGTAACACCTTACCCAGTAAGCTAACAACTTGAGCTTCTTGCTGAACAATTTCGCTGGCAGCCAGCATGGCGGCCATTGGGTCCTCGATGAATTCGCAAGTATCGAGTCCACCTGGTGCGATGGTCAGTGTAAAAACAGAACCTAACCCAGGTACACTTTGGGCCTTGATGTCTCCTCCGAGTAACTCAGCCAGCCTTTTCGTAATCGTCAGACCAAGACCCGTACCACCGAACTGTCTCGTCACCGAACTGTCTGCTTGTTCGAATGGTTGGAAAATCTTGTCCACCTGATACTGGCTCATACCGATGCCCGTATCCTTCACTTGAAAACTGATGCTTGGACTTTGCCCCTCTTCAGGCGCGCACATTCCAGCTATTAGCTCTACACGACCCTTCTCAGTGAATTTAATGGCATTACCGATTAGATTCACCAGCATTTGTCGAAGCCGAGTTGGGTCGGTGATGATTTTGTCGGGCATGGCGCTTTCGTACTCGACCACAAACTCTAAATTCTTCTCCAAGGCTTTGTGCTGCATCAAAGACTTCACATCGGCCAGGAGTTGGATCGGCGATACCTCAAGTTTTTCGAGGGTCATCTTTCCGGCTTCGATCTTAGAAATATCCAAGATGTCGTTGATGATATTGAGCAGGTGCTCACCATTACGCCGGACCGTTTGGATACACGACACACGATCACTCACAGATTGACCTGGATTAAGAAGAAGATCCGAAAATCCGAGAATCGCCGTCATCGGTGTCCGAATTTCGTGACTCATATTGGCAAGAAACTCTGTCTTAGCCCTATCAGCAGCCTCGGCACGCTCCTTGGCAACCGCCAAATCTCTCGTTCGCTTTTCAACCCGGGTTTCAAGTTCATCATGCGCGCGAAGAAGCTCGTGGTTTCGAGTACCAATTTCCCAGAGCATATCGTTGAAACCATCGGTCAGTTCACCGATCTCGTCATCAGCCGTTCTTTCAACGTTGATTGAAAAATCCTGATCGTTGGAGACTGTTTTTGCCGCTCGCGAAAGTCGGTCGATGGGATCAGTGATCACCTTACGCAGCTGAGCTGCTAGGAAAAGCGCCAACAAGGAAGAGACAAACAGAATAAGTCCGGTCATCCACCCATGCTGAGTAAGACGTTCATAAAGTTCACGGCTATCGGACTTAATATAGATAGCACCAACGACATCACGCCCGCGCTCCACCGGCTGTCTCAAAACAAGATGCTGGTCGACGAACTCTGACATAGCCCGTGGGACATAGTCTGGCGGCGCCCAGAGCGTCCCTGGGTCTCGTTCATACCGAGCCAAGACTTCGCCTGAACGTGAGTAGGTTACCGCCGACACAATGTGCGGCTTATTACGAAGCGCCTTAAGCGACGCCTCTACCGCGTCGGCGCTATTGAGTTCGATAGATTGAGCACTGTTGGTACCAATAACCAAAGCAAGCGTAGATAAATCATCGACCATTCTGTCTCGAAACGATACAAACTCAAGTGTCATAAAAGCGACAGAAGAAAGGATCAATGCGACGCTGGTGGTCAAGACAGCTATCCGGCTGATTTTCTGAGCAACCGATACGTTTTTGAGACCGAACCACATGCTTGGCAGCTCCCTAAACGTTGTGTCCTTGTCGTGCTCTACCCGATTTTCTTTGCACGGGCGAGTCACTCTAAGAGCAATTCAACGTTAATGACCGCGTGAAGGCAAACGCCTTCACTAAACCTCTCTAAGCATAGGGCATTGCCCTAGTTAAATGCCAGAGCTAGGTGAAAGCTTGGTAAAAATCCATTTGTAATTTACGCCGCTTTCATGCGGCCTGCCGTATGGTTCTAGCACTTCTTCACGCTGCCGTGACGGGCCAGTGAAAAACAGTGGCCCCAACCTTCCCCACTCTGCTCTCCATGTGTGAGCAAGTCTCAAAAGATCGCCAAGTCATTTCGGTGTACGGAGAGAGCCAACAAGCTGTGAGCTGTTGTGCCACAAGGCAGTACATCTGCCGGCTGGGTATGAATGCATAAAGAGCCAGCGATAGCTGGAAAAGTATTGGGTTTGGTTAGCTTAATGGTCGCCAGCAAGAAGAGCCGACGAGGTGTTCATCAATGACGAAAACGGTAGCGAGTCATCATATCCTGAATT
This genomic stretch from Deltaproteobacteria bacterium harbors:
- a CDS encoding NUDIX hydrolase, translating into FNPTLESEDKDKKDMLALLKTPNPCARTQFEPGHFTASAFVLNPPLDSMLLIFHDKLKMWLQPGGHIEASDPTLEAAARRELLEETGVSSPKLHPGVHGIVAIDIHDIPARKTEPTHKHFDIRYLYIAQDHQYKAASDALDARWVKLGAIAELQTDASVLNTVTRIQSLLLKP
- a CDS encoding diguanylate cyclase; this translates as MTPKLLVIDDAVEIHALLEARLQPEEIIMDFATNAEEGFERAKSIHPDLILLDVMMPGISGFDLCRMLKEDPDTSSIPVIFLSGATDSVDKIKGLDLGAIDYITKPFDPAELRARVRSGLRTKRFQDLLAERAQIDWLTGLWNTIHFERRLFEMFSAARRYDRPFSVILLDLDHLNSVNNQHGRPVGDKVLHAVAALLLDSTRTCDIVCRNGDDEFAILLPETIPDQATFLAQRICAGIKALRVGHRGDAVQVTGTLGVAGVEHGEDARERTAQSLFDGAKASLEHGRSTGRDRVGDR
- a CDS encoding response regulator, whose translation is MSKTILIVDDDKDIVVLQKRLIQRLGYTDVLRADDGFDALHFLAEIEPDVVFLDIQMPGLDGWLLCEILHKVDRWKHIPVVLQSALVGADNIKKGLDLGAHTYLEKPFTQDGLKSVLDAVFQRDDSYTQKLPATIQPVVMHVVDAVKQTFNLILGTQARVREVYPLPHEMCEKTWEYVGGGDAEGVVNVSVSMGWSRELAMASAQSLMVLEPEDISEEIIIDSLNQIVEMILTTALRSLNRVYPLTPGAPTSLGSGQLQVIENSEHKYAIDIKAGDHEFPVVVTTRTQGE
- a CDS encoding response regulator, with protein sequence MWFGLKNVSVAQKISRIAVLTTSVALILSSVAFMTLEFVSFRDRMVDDLSTLALVIGTNSAQSIELNSADAVEASLKALRNKPHIVSAVTYSRSGEVLARYERDPGTLWAPPDYVPRAMSEFVDQHLVLRQPVERGRDVVGAIYIKSDSRELYERLTQHGWMTGLILFVSSLLALFLAAQLRKVITDPIDRLSRAAKTVSNDQDFSINVERTADDEIGELTDGFNDMLWEIGTRNHELLRAHDELETRVEKRTRDLAVAKERAEAADRAKTEFLANMSHEIRTPMTAILGFSDLLLNPGQSVSDRVSCIQTVRRNGEHLLNIINDILDISKIEAGKMTLEKLEVSPIQLLADVKSLMQHKALEKNLEFVVEYESAMPDKIITDPTRLRQMLVNLIGNAIKFTEKGRVELIAGMCAPEEGQSPSISFQVKDTGIGMSQYQVDKIFQPFEQADSSVTRQFGGTGLGLTITKRLAELLGGDIKAQSVPGLGSVFTLTIAPGGLDTCEFIEDPMAAMLAASEIVQQEAQVVSLLGKVLLAEDGFDNQRLISYRVEQAGAKVEVADNGRIAFDEAMRAWQSGEPYDVILMDMQMPEMDGYTAAAKLRAEGYKGPIIALTAHAMSGDREKCIQAGCDEYTTKPIKVHELLMLIDKFTRAQRPPSNRVMDPGFANGEAATTGVAPVQEKLVKEGTDVAKVADAEAGEVAQLSEDELLLSEFHSDPEMSDLVGIFIDSLGERLVQIESAVEHHDFDSLERMTHQIAGAAGGYGFPSITVSARKVENMIRDNKKVDSILGAADSLSKLCTLACQSYVQTS